A genomic window from Lotus japonicus ecotype B-129 chromosome 1, LjGifu_v1.2 includes:
- the LOC130730142 gene encoding uncharacterized protein LOC130730142 — protein sequence MARMRQLKKGFQAVQDLELLKLLRSEIHFELSENRFQNAETGSLGEFVVDSDSRRTKDVILRRKCDSGEEVAVSAILGPPYFDKELVFPRDVFMKVCVKKPSLSSILQFDCEVYEETLHGSAFDIDNVYFLNSSTCLSSSVYRGPLFSELDINLQDAFKEYLIAKGIGLGLTNFLLHYLHTREQEQYVNWLKKVEAFVTTKESSSQFSEANST from the exons ATGGCGAGGATGAGACAGCTGAAGAAAGGGTTCCAAGCCGTTCAAGATCTGGAACTGCTCAAACTCTTAAGATCCGAGATTCATTTTGAGCTTTCGGAAAATCGCTTTCag AATGCTGAAACTGGTTCCTTAGGGGAATTTGTGGTGGACTCAGATTCACGCCGTACCAAAGATGTGATTTTGAGAAGGAAATGCGACTCTGGGGAGGAAGTTGCTGTTTCAGCGATTCTGGGTCCTCCTTATTTTGATAAAGAACTCGTTTTTCCAAGGGATGTTTTCATGAAAGTGTGTGTGAAGAAGCCAAGTTTAAGCTCTATCTTGCAGTTTGACTGTGAGGTTTATGAGGAGACTCTTCATGGCTCTGCGTTTGATATTGACAATGTTTATTTTCTCAATTCATCTACTTGTTTGAGCTCTTCTGTTTATAGAGGCCCCTTGTTCAG TGAATTGGATATAAATTTGCAAGATGCATTCAAGGAATACCTGATAGCCAAGGGCATTGGACTAGGCCTGACCAATTTCCTCCTCCATTACCTACACACCAGAGAGCAAGAGCAGTACGTGAACTGGTTGAAAAAGGTTGAAGCATTTGTGACAACAAAAGAGTCATCGAGTCAATTTTCCGAGGCAAATTCTACATAG